From one Montipora capricornis isolate CH-2021 chromosome 10, ASM3666992v2, whole genome shotgun sequence genomic stretch:
- the LOC138021162 gene encoding uncharacterized protein produces the protein MGRRLKDKLPRVTIPSERITEAHWQQLLRERDARGKLRQKEYADSKRPAQYSDIAEGDKILLNKSRDNKLSPNFEPLPYKVVEKKGNAVLIQDHEGNTKLRNASHMKKFKQPDPATEATEVHEGDQEEDTPTGRQLETTVLTPPTYVDKQRNLPPESSASPLPSRPTRVRRPPAWMSDFVSFCALTPEHPVLI, from the coding sequence ATGGGTCGACGCCTCAAAGATAAACTTCCAAGAGTCACCATTCCAAGTGAGAGAATCACCGAGGCTCACTGGCAGCAACTTCTTCGCGAACGAGATGCGCGGGGGAAACTTCGACAGAAAGAGTATGCAGACAGCAAGCGGCCAGCACAATACAGTGATATTGCAGAAGGAGATAAAATCTTACTCAACAAAAGCCGTGACAATAAACTGTCTCCCAACTTCGAACCATTACCATACAAAGTGGTAGAAAAGAAGGGCAATGCCGTCCTAATACAAGATCATGAAGGGAATACCAAGCTGCGTAATGCGAGCCATATGAAAAAGTTCAAACAGCCGGACCCTGCCACTGAAGCCACTGAAGTTCACGAAGGAGACCAGGAGGAGGACACGCCCACTGGAAGACAATTAGAAACAACTGTCTTGACCCCGCCAACCTACGTTGATAAGCAACGTAACCTACCTCCCGAATCCAGTGCAAGCCCCCTTCCTTCAAGGCCCACTCGTGTTAGGCGCCCTCCAGCATGGATGAGTGATTTTGTGTCCTTTTGTGCTTTAACTCCAGAACATCCAGTGCTAATCTGA
- the LOC138021163 gene encoding uncharacterized protein: MIKYCAVALCKNGSHNRPDLSYFRFPSDQKVRKKWETFCRRADEKFKTQILGYVRNISVEKTLKGRFPERLKSFLVVYRQYLIRNSPQQRVILVKREKTSGIVEHAQHLADNSTELPVKRQRVDAQEGKIGTVRSSAGNIGVIGDHDYTDRIKNVDERQRNVLCQTELTMEDLAKMERGISKSSTSIPTSSQEVKVSANAQRRREQLVQDVLKSDESVKFYTGIPSLSCFMLLVNTLLPYAGKMKYWDKNKRQKSYCQNDPEKEKPGRKRDVGLKEEFILVLLRLKLGLMERHLADMFAVSVSTVSRIYMTWVRFLALTFNGSLLRWPSKQEIKTHMPNSFSKYPGTRVILDCTEFFIEKPSSPSAQKATWSDYKHHNTVKLLVGITPSGAYSFISKL; this comes from the coding sequence ATGATTAAATACTGTGCAGTTGCACTGTGTAAAAATGGAAGCCATAACAGGCCAGATCTCTCGTACTTTCGCTTCCCTTCAGATCAGAAAGTACGCAAAAAGTGGGAAACATTTTGTCGAAGGGCGGACGAAAAGTTTAAGACGCAGATCCTCGGATATGTTCGCAACATTTCAGTAGAGAAGACCTTAAAAGGACGCTTTCCGGAAAGATTGAAGTCATTTCTTGTGGTGTACCGACAATATTTGATCCGAAACAGCCCGCAGCAAAGAGTGATCCTCgtcaagagagaaaaaacaagCGGGATCGTCGAGCATGCACAACACTTAGCAGATAATTCAACAGAGCTACCGGTGAAAAGGCAAAGGGTGGACGCGCAGGAAGGTAAAATTGGTACAGTGCGTTCATCAGCAGGGAACATCGGTGTGATCGGTGACCACGATTACACGGACCGAATCAAAAACGTGGACGAGCGACAGAGAAACGTGCTATGCCAGACGGAACTTACAATGGAAGACCTCGCCAAAATGGAAAGGGGAATAAGTAAGTCTTCGACTTCAATCCCAACCTCCAGCCAAGAAGTTAAAGTTAGCGCTAATGCTCAAAGAAGAAGAGAGCAATTGGTTCAAGACGTGTTGAAAAGCGATGAATCTGTAAAATTTTATACAGGCATTCCGTCACTATCGTGTTTCATGCTTCTCGTCAATACCCTCCTTCCGTATGCAGGAAAAATGAAGTATTGGGACAAGAACAAGCGTCAGAAATCCTACTGCCAGAATGATCCTGAGAAGGAAAAACCAGGGCGAAAACGCGATGTTGGATTGAAAGAAGAGTTTATTCTTGTTCTGTTGCGGCTGAAACTAGGTCTAATGGAAAGGCACCTTGCCGACATGTTCGCAGTTTCTGTCAGTACAGTTAGTCGGATCTATATGACATGGGTTCGCTTTTTAGCTCTGACTTTTAACGGTTCACTACTTCGCTGGCCATCAAAACAGGAAATTAAGACTCACATGCCTAATTCGTTTTCAAAATACCCAGGTACACGCGTCATTCTCGATTGCACCGAGTTCTTTATTGAGAAGCCTTCCTCTCCAAGTGCCCAAAAGGCCACTTGGAGTGATTACAAACATCACAACACTGTTAAGTTACTAGTAGGAATTACACCATCTGGAGCTTATTCTTTTATCTCCAAATTATGA